GGCTGGCGGCGCGGAGGAATGATCGGTTGTGCCTGTGATGCGGATCGCGCGTTCAGTGATCAGTCTTGTTTGGAATCGGACACCAGCGCAATAATTGGTGAACTGATGGAGATGAAGGCGTAGACTTGGAAAAAGCAACAAGAAAGataagaaaaagcaaaataAATGCAACTACCCTCGCGTACGGGGTATGCAGGGTGTAAGCACAAACAACAGACAGCGGTTCCTGCGCGATAGCGTGAACGGGCCTAATGATGGCGACCAACTCACCAGCAAACGGGGGACTGCCAGACAGGTTGCCCAGAGACCTCCGACGTGAGGGATTGAGGGGGTGAGAAGAGGGGATCATAGGATAGGAAACGCGTGGATGAGCAAGATGAAAGCTTGGAGGAAAAAGGAACAAACAGGCGATGATTGCTGATGGGTCACGGGGAGCCACTGAGGTCACGGGGCCTGCAGGCGGTGACCACAAACCCGTGACCCCGGGAGCTCATCCGAGGCTAATCCATATTTGGAATAGTCTTCCCGAGCTGTCTCTCGGCAGTCGATCTTGAGTGCGGAACAGATGATGTACACAAGGGGAGAGAATTGGGTAGTAATAGTGATTGAGTGAGAGACAGAGGATAAAGGGGTGTGTTTAGATTTGGACAGGCATGAGAAAGGAGGACAATGTGCAAGGTCTGACGTGGTACTGCAGGTGCTCGATCGCTGCCCATCATTCATGCAACCGTTGGGCTCCAATCCCGGCATGTCCCATCGCGCGCGGCAAGGACAACACAAAGAAAGACAGACGAGTCCAAAACATAAAGAAAAGACGAAAGAATAGAAAGATAGCTGTGTATCTTACCTTCACTATACACCGTATTCAAGGCCCTGTTTCCAAAAAATCCCCGCTGAttctggctctggttctGCCCCTGCGACCCATGGTTCACGTGCGGTAAATGATAACCGCTTGAACCGCCCATCAACAACGGCGACGGCTGAGAGTATGACGGCGATGGCGGAACACTGACAGGCGCAGGCGCAGACGACACAGGAAGAGGTGCAGAGGTATACGGTTGTGTGGGCTCGTAGATCACCGGACGAGATTCACGATATCCGTAAGGCGCGTAGGCAGTCGACTGAGCAGGAAGagctggaggaggaggaggaaggctATATGAGCCACCGGGAGGAAGAACAGgaggattcgctggtgcgcGAGGAGGCGGCCGGACGAATATCGACGAGTCCGGTCGCGGCGGGAGTTGTGAATGATGAAATTCCATCATAGTCGTAATAATGATGAACGCTTAGAGTCAATGAGAAATGGTCCTCATCAGTGGTTGTGCTCGTGTGATGTTGGtgggttgttggtttctGAGCTGACACAAGCTGGAGACCGTTGACACGCACAAAGAAATGGCGGTGGAAAAGAGCTGTTGGGCAGAGCTCCAAACACTTCAGTCGCGCGTGATCAGATCCTGATACTGACGCGGATACTTATAaacagaagaagagaagagaaagaagcaaaTGGTTTTAGGAGCAATAAGTACACGATAAAGACACTATTAGTGTCCGTCAAAcaagaggaaagaaaggacgcaaaaaaagaaaaagaaaaaaaagcgaCGGTGAATGACTGGAAAATGCAGGCCGAGATCCAACGCCCTCCTTGAACCAATCACGGCCTGGTATCAGAAGGTGATCGGCTGGAGCAGCGGGGGAAGTGGATCTGATAGCACTTTGCCTATTCGGGTAATGTGTATATGGCCGATTAAGCCGTATTGATTCCCTTGCTCCCGTACGCAGTAAGGGCCGTGCAATTTCTACATAATCGGAAAAGAAATTATACATAAGTCATATCTTATTTGTACTTCGCTTCGTAATTCTGTACAATACAATAAGCATAACATAGGAAATCAAAAACCATTAGTCGCTGGTCGGACGATACGTGAACCACCGCTGCCACCAGGCCCGATGGTACGCCGCCTGCCAATCCACATCAATCATATCCACTCCCTCACGGACCAGAGTCTGCCAGATGTGGTCGCTCACTCGTCCCTGACCTTGCGGGACTCCTTCGTATCGCACCCGAAGGCCACGTCGGTGGGCCGCCTGCACCTGAGCCCGGATGAGGGCGATCTGCTGCGGCGAGAACCGGCCCCGTCGCGGGTATCCAACGGACTCACTGAAGTAGGCTGTGGCGCTGTAGATGGCTGAGGAGGGAGCCTCGGCGGAGAGGCCTTTCTTGGGCTGTAATACGTTGGTTGGGGCCGCGTTGGGCTTGGGAGCCCCCCGGTGAGTGAGCTTCCAGGGATCGTAGTCCTTCATTGTGAGCTCGTCCAGCGAGGCGTCAAAGAATATCTCGTCATATTCCGCGTCGTGACCGGCGCGAACGTGGTGCTCTCCCTGACCCGTGACCACCACCGTCACTGGTCCTGGAATGACCTCAGTCCCATTCATCCGGGTCAAGTAGCCGCCCTGTCGTAGCCCATACAAATGAGAGTCTAGCTCAGAGAGCGCAGCGTGCTGCCACGTTTTGAACTCGAGCACCAGAACAAAACTCTGGGCGGGATCCTCGAATAGCCCGGGCTGAGCTTGAGGGTCCTTGGATGCATTGCGCTTCGCATCCAGCTTCGCCAGGAGAGGGTCGAAATATAGGCTTCGCAATGTGTGCTTTGTGTCCAGGTCTGTAAAGGAGCTTCCCACGAGGAGATCGGTACCATGGAGCCAGAGATCCGCTTTGGCGCCCGTGCAACCAGCT
This region of Aspergillus chevalieri M1 DNA, chromosome 4, nearly complete sequence genomic DNA includes:
- the AIM6_1 gene encoding uncharacterized protein (COG:S;~EggNog:ENOG410PITV;~InterPro:IPR017946;~TransMembrane:1 (i72-93o);~go_function: GO:0008081 - phosphoric diester hydrolase activity [Evidence IEA];~go_process: GO:0006629 - lipid metabolic process [Evidence IEA]), producing MASLEPIQEKYDEENIPYNEDFHDVPLYANTDYDDYDDYERWMGEDHPLRSYPTECCPGLWRSVEALKFGRTFRLVCVVVIFLIIVIQFLALLPTVFTYMLPRAGAADDRLPIPQWPSEFMTNRPCHCLSYNPRSRDAAQYAIAAGCTGAKADLWLHGTDLLVGSSFTDLDTKHTLRSLYFDPLLAKLDAKRNASKDPQAQPGLFEDPAQSFVLVLEFKTWQHAALSELDSHLYGLRQGGYLTRMNGTEVIPGPVTVVVTGQGEHHVRAGHDAEYDEIFFDASLDELTMKDYDPWKLTHRGAPKPNAAPTNVLQPKKGLSAEAPSSAIYSATAYFSESVGYPRRGRFSPQQIALIRAQVQAAHRRGLRVRYEGVPQGQGRVSDHIWQTLVREGVDMIDVDWQAAYHRAWWQRWFTYRPTSD